Within the Gracilinema caldarium DSM 7334 genome, the region ACGTATATGATCGAAGAAATATACCGTTTAAAATTGATAACGAAAGCACCTTATGAAACATTTCAATATTTAAAGGATATTGCCTATACATCGGTACTACATGACATAGGTAAAGTACATATTAAAAAGGAATTAATTGAGAAAAGAGGTGACCTTACTGAAATAGAATTTAAAGAAATGCAGAATCATACAAAAGCAGGAGCAGCATATATTAAAAAAATCATCCTTCTGTTTCAGAATGATCCATCCTTTTCTAGTTATATTAATTTTTTAAAAATTCCCTATGATGTTTGCTTATATCACCACGAGCGGTGGGATGGGAAAGGTTATCCCATGAAACTTGCAGGAACAGCTATTCCCCTCCCTGCTCGTATTATCGCCATCGCTGATGCCTATGACGCTATGAGAGCATCCCGCTCCTACAACATTCCCCGGAGTCATGATGAAGCGGTTACAGAAATCCGCAATTGTAGCGGAACACGATTTGATCCTACCCTGGTACAGGTTTTTTTAAATATTGAACGAAAACTCGAAGCAATTTCTTATTAGGATACATCTATCAAATTGCGAACTTGATTCTATACTATCCAAACGAAGAAGCTTATTACGGTTACAACAAGATAGGATTTCTTATCTTGTAGAGAATAGAACTGTTATTAAGGATATAAATTACCGTACAGATAGGTACATTGCCTCAGACATTTAAAATTTATAATACAACAATGCTTCGATATCAAATAAAACGAGAAGCTGTTTTAAGAATCTGTCGCCTGAGACAATGACTCGGCCTATTTATCTCTCTGATATTGTCATTGTATTAAACATAACAATATTTAAAGATTCTAACTTTTAACAATACTCCCTTTCCGTTCAGTCATATAAGAATCGAGGACCTTCCGAAGAGAAGGTACCGTATCGGCATAGCGGAGGATAGCATCCAGATAGCCTTCAGGCTCACCCGTATCAAGCCGCTGACCGGAAAGTCGGCGGTACACCACCTTCCCTTCATTCATCAATTTATTGAGCGCATAGATATGATAGTACTCGCCACCCTCATGCCGTTCCCAGCCTTCTGCCAGATAATGAAAGAACTCTGGGGTGTATAAGTAACGGCCTATAGACACTTCATGACTTGGTTCTGTGCCCCGGCTGGGTTTTTCCACAATAGCCCGTACATGCTTACCGTCAGCGGCTATATCTAAAACGCCATAACGACTCACATCTCCCGGCTCATAAACGCTCGCCATTACAGAACAGCCAGTTTCACGCCAGCTAGCCATAAGCTGAGCCGCCAGGGGAGGCTCACCGATATGAAGGTCATCAGGATAGGCAACGACACAGGCATCGTTTCCAACGAGCTCCTTGACTTGCAGCAGAGCGTGTCCGGTGCCCAGCATCCGCTGCTGCCGGACAAAGGCAAAACGGACATTTACCGGTGGTTTAATCCGTTCCAGCCGGTCAAGTTTACCTTCTTTTTCGAACACCGATTCCAGTTCAATTTCCCGATCAAAATAGTCTTCCAGAACCTTTTTTCTCCGTGAACTGATAATGATAATATCTTCGATACCAGACTTTACAAATTCATCAACAATAAAGGCTATAGACGGTACATTAACTACCGGCAACATTTCCTTTGGTATAGTTTTGGTGACCGGTAAAAAGCGTGTCCCATAACCTGCAGCAACAATAATTCCTTTCATGTTGCCTATACTATCAAGACAGGAAAGCCTATGCAAGATTTCATGGCTATAAAAAGCTGCCCAGTTTTAAAAACTGGGCAGCTATCATCAATATATACGTAAATTACATTTTAAAGGCCACACCCGCGGCGATTCCATAACCACCATAGCTCTGGAAAGGACCGCCAAGGTTATCACCCATTCCCCAAAGATAATCCATTCCATAATTGGTAAAGATTCTCATATCTCGGTTAATAAGATAACTAATACCAATATTTAGCTTAACCCCAAAGTGTGTAAGCCATGGATCATCACTTTCAGAATAATTTTTTTCTATAAGCCGAATTATCGCATTACTCGCTCCTGCAACAGCTGCGGTTCCGGTTAGGGCAAACCGTCTTACAAACAGATTATATTCTGCTCCCAGATAACCTATAACTGGCAACCAAAGGGCGGTATCAAAATTAATCTGCACACCACCAATTGGTCGTACATTATACCAACCACGACTGAGTGCAAATTTAGCCCCCGCAGCAAGAGT harbors:
- a CDS encoding UTP--glucose-1-phosphate uridylyltransferase; amino-acid sequence: MKGIIVAAGYGTRFLPVTKTIPKEMLPVVNVPSIAFIVDEFVKSGIEDIIIISSRRKKVLEDYFDREIELESVFEKEGKLDRLERIKPPVNVRFAFVRQQRMLGTGHALLQVKELVGNDACVVAYPDDLHIGEPPLAAQLMASWRETGCSVMASVYEPGDVSRYGVLDIAADGKHVRAIVEKPSRGTEPSHEVSIGRYLYTPEFFHYLAEGWERHEGGEYYHIYALNKLMNEGKVVYRRLSGQRLDTGEPEGYLDAILRYADTVPSLRKVLDSYMTERKGSIVKS